From endosymbiont of Galathealinum brachiosum, one genomic window encodes:
- a CDS encoding Re/Si-specific NAD(P)(+) transhydrogenase subunit alpha has product MPIRLAIPNEIVPGERRIACDPVVAKKLLEIGVEVCMQKGAAASAHFSDEQFEGVTLIESAEELYKDADVIFKVQPPTLDELKMMKDGCVITSFMAPHKNQDLTKAMCDKKVTSLAMELVPRITRAQSMDALSSQAGIAGYKGVIMGADKASVFFPMLTTAAGTIRPAKVLIIGAGVAGLQAIATAKRLGAVVEAYDVRAATKEQCESLGAKFVDTGVSADGEGGYARELTDDEKKQQQDVLDKHIAMSDVIVTTAAIPGRPSPKIISAAVVANMKVGSVVVDLASEGGGNCELTKPGETVDFEGRVTILGPLNVASQVPIHASEMYAKNCFNLLSPFIKEGELELDWEDEVIKNTALTHDGEIKAERYKEGVAS; this is encoded by the coding sequence ATGCCAATACGTCTGGCAATACCAAACGAAATAGTACCGGGTGAGCGTCGCATCGCATGTGATCCAGTAGTAGCTAAAAAATTATTAGAGATCGGTGTTGAGGTTTGCATGCAGAAAGGTGCTGCAGCGTCTGCACATTTTTCCGATGAGCAGTTTGAAGGTGTGACTCTTATTGAGTCAGCGGAAGAACTGTACAAGGATGCGGATGTGATTTTTAAAGTTCAGCCCCCTACACTGGATGAGCTTAAGATGATGAAAGATGGCTGTGTGATTACCAGTTTTATGGCACCGCATAAAAATCAGGATCTGACAAAAGCCATGTGTGATAAGAAGGTGACTAGTCTGGCTATGGAGCTGGTGCCTCGTATTACACGTGCACAGTCTATGGATGCCCTGTCATCTCAGGCCGGTATCGCGGGTTATAAAGGCGTGATTATGGGGGCTGATAAAGCCTCGGTTTTCTTCCCTATGTTAACAACCGCAGCAGGCACTATTCGCCCGGCTAAAGTGTTAATTATTGGTGCAGGTGTTGCCGGGCTTCAGGCTATTGCAACAGCAAAACGTCTGGGAGCGGTGGTTGAGGCTTATGATGTACGCGCTGCCACAAAAGAGCAGTGTGAATCTCTGGGTGCCAAGTTTGTTGATACCGGTGTGAGTGCAGATGGTGAGGGTGGTTATGCCCGTGAGCTGACAGATGATGAGAAAAAACAGCAGCAGGATGTATTAGATAAACATATTGCTATGTCTGATGTGATAGTGACTACAGCGGCTATTCCTGGTCGACCATCACCTAAAATTATTAGCGCTGCAGTGGTTGCCAATATGAAAGTGGGTTCAGTTGTTGTGGATCTGGCCTCTGAAGGTGGTGGCAACTGTGAGTTAACCAAACCTGGTGAAACTGTTGATTTTGAAGGTCGTGTAACCATTCTTGGGCCATTAAATGTGGCATCTCAGGTGCCTATACATGCCAGTGAAATGTACGCTAAAAATTGTTTTAATCTGCTTTCTCCTTTTATCAAAGAAGGTGAGTTAGAGCTGGACTGGGAAGATGAGGTGATTAAAAACACTGCTCTGACTCATGATGGTGAAATTAAAGCAGAACGTTATAAAGAAGGGGTAGCATCATGA
- a CDS encoding ferrochelatase — MSRYLNHTNFAHGSQERLGVLLVNLGSPDAPTEKAVRKYLAEFLWDPRVIETPRPLWWLILNGIILRFRPRHSAAMYKKIWTDEGSPLISISKLQAQKVEQKLQSKIRGAVIVDAAMRYGKPSIAEGLRGLRSAGAKRFIILPMYPQYSATTTASVFDAVTTELQKWRWLPDMRFINSYHDQPAYIDALAKTIINHWSTRDRKPDMLVFSFHGIPKSYVDNGDPYFCHCQKTARLVAEKLLLKESKWKVTFQSRVGREEWLQPYTDNTMKQMAHQGIKSVDVVCPGFSADCLETLEEINMENRELFLDRGGVQFDYIPCLNANDFHINALSELVIQHSFGWPETMPGWDAGLQAVEANKTRERATKMGSGR; from the coding sequence ATGTCACGCTATTTAAATCACACTAATTTCGCCCATGGCTCCCAGGAACGTCTAGGTGTTCTACTGGTAAATCTGGGTTCACCAGACGCCCCCACTGAAAAAGCAGTGCGAAAATATCTCGCTGAATTTCTCTGGGATCCAAGAGTAATTGAAACACCTCGACCACTCTGGTGGTTAATTCTCAATGGCATTATTCTACGATTCAGGCCACGTCATAGTGCTGCTATGTATAAAAAAATCTGGACAGATGAGGGATCCCCGCTGATCAGCATTTCTAAATTACAGGCCCAAAAAGTCGAGCAGAAGTTACAAAGTAAAATTAGAGGTGCTGTTATCGTTGATGCAGCTATGCGTTACGGTAAACCGTCAATAGCCGAAGGCTTGCGTGGGTTGCGTTCTGCAGGAGCCAAACGTTTCATCATTTTACCAATGTACCCGCAATATTCCGCTACAACCACCGCATCCGTTTTTGATGCAGTTACCACCGAGCTTCAAAAATGGCGCTGGTTACCCGATATGCGCTTTATAAACAGCTACCATGATCAACCAGCATACATAGACGCACTTGCGAAAACCATTATCAACCACTGGAGCACCCGGGACAGAAAACCGGATATGCTGGTGTTCTCTTTTCACGGCATCCCAAAAAGTTATGTCGACAACGGAGACCCTTATTTTTGCCATTGCCAGAAAACAGCTCGACTGGTTGCAGAAAAATTACTGCTTAAAGAGTCAAAATGGAAAGTTACCTTTCAGTCTCGCGTTGGCAGAGAAGAATGGTTACAGCCATATACAGATAACACCATGAAACAAATGGCACATCAGGGCATCAAATCAGTTGATGTAGTATGTCCCGGATTTTCAGCTGATTGTCTGGAAACACTGGAAGAAATAAACATGGAAAATCGCGAACTGTTTTTAGATCGCGGTGGTGTTCAATTTGATTACATTCCCTGCCTGAACGCCAATGATTTCCATATTAATGCACTGAGCGAATTAGTCATTCAGCACAGCTTTGGCTGGCCTGAAACAATGCCCGGCTGGGATGCTGGGCTACAGGCCGTTGAAGCAAACAAAACCAGGGAGCGCGCCACTAAAATGGGCTCAGGCCGATAA
- a CDS encoding sel1 repeat family protein has product MLKKLLITLLFYILSCLPVASNANAREEGLQAFKLGQYELALSYWTPLAESGDREIQYNLGVMYNDGRGVEKNIKLAIKWLTKAATQNDADAQFRLGKLYTDGANIEKDLVQAERWLRLAALKGHGNACYYIAQFYAHGEGLPRDNDLALRWYYRGAENDNTSAMFNLGYIHEVGQGVPKNLPEAFRWYEKAAKNGAADAQANLGRLYFKGQGTSQDKVMAFVWFKLAANQNRKNAEINARFTFRQLKENDQKQAISLTEEYTKKFIK; this is encoded by the coding sequence ATGCTAAAAAAACTCTTAATAACGCTTTTATTCTATATCTTAAGTTGCCTGCCTGTAGCCAGTAATGCAAACGCAAGGGAAGAAGGACTGCAGGCATTTAAGCTTGGACAATATGAGCTCGCTTTAAGCTACTGGACACCTCTGGCAGAGTCTGGTGATCGTGAAATTCAGTATAACCTTGGTGTAATGTATAACGATGGCCGTGGCGTTGAAAAAAACATCAAGCTCGCGATTAAGTGGTTAACTAAGGCAGCGACACAAAATGATGCGGATGCACAATTTCGGCTGGGTAAATTATATACTGATGGCGCAAATATTGAGAAAGATCTTGTGCAGGCTGAACGCTGGTTAAGGCTTGCCGCACTCAAGGGCCATGGAAATGCCTGTTATTATATTGCACAGTTTTATGCACATGGAGAGGGCCTGCCAAGAGATAATGACCTTGCATTACGTTGGTACTATCGTGGCGCAGAAAATGACAATACCTCGGCCATGTTTAATCTCGGATACATACACGAAGTAGGACAGGGCGTACCTAAGAATTTACCCGAAGCATTTCGCTGGTATGAAAAAGCAGCTAAAAATGGTGCTGCAGATGCACAGGCAAATTTAGGTCGGCTTTATTTTAAAGGGCAGGGCACCAGTCAGGACAAAGTCATGGCTTTCGTCTGGTTTAAACTGGCTGCAAACCAGAACAGAAAAAATGCTGAAATAAATGCACGGTTCACTTTCAGGCAGCTAAAAGAAAACGATCAAAAACAGGCTATTTCTTTAACTGAAGAATACACAAAAAAGTTTATTAAATAA
- a CDS encoding class 1 fructose-bisphosphatase yields the protein MTTGMKLKQFLLHEKRAGVDLPYDLIELIHEVSITCKEIAATVSRGELSGVLGVAGSENVQGETQKELDIITNDIMADHLSVSGLVAGMGSEEIDDPIDVPSKERGEYLLMFDPLDGSSNIDVNISVGTIFSVLKAPLGCKETPKLDDYLQKGIEQKAAGFVVYGPSTVFVLTTGQGVHMFTLDSTIGEFVLTTEGVSIPEETTEYAINMANRRFWEEPMKQYIEDCQLGEDGPLGKRYNMRWVASMVAEVYRILIRGGIFMYPYDNRDPSKAGKLRLMYEANPMGFIIEQAGGMASTGHGRIMEVDSTGLHQRVPVVLGSAAEVRKVEEYHSKAEKVA from the coding sequence ATGACCACTGGTATGAAATTAAAACAGTTTTTGTTACATGAAAAGCGCGCGGGTGTTGATCTGCCTTATGATCTTATTGAGCTGATCCACGAAGTTAGCATCACATGTAAAGAAATTGCAGCTACGGTTAGCCGTGGTGAGTTGTCAGGTGTGCTAGGTGTTGCTGGCTCAGAAAATGTACAGGGTGAAACTCAGAAAGAGCTGGATATCATTACAAATGACATTATGGCTGATCACCTGAGTGTGAGCGGCCTGGTTGCGGGCATGGGTTCTGAAGAAATTGATGATCCAATCGATGTTCCATCTAAAGAACGAGGTGAGTATTTATTGATGTTTGATCCTTTAGACGGTTCATCAAATATTGATGTAAACATTTCTGTTGGTACTATTTTCTCAGTTCTAAAAGCGCCATTAGGTTGTAAAGAAACACCCAAGTTAGATGATTACCTGCAAAAAGGTATTGAGCAAAAAGCAGCTGGATTTGTTGTTTATGGCCCGTCAACCGTTTTTGTTCTGACTACAGGTCAGGGTGTGCATATGTTTACACTAGATAGCACAATTGGTGAGTTTGTATTAACAACTGAAGGCGTATCTATTCCTGAAGAAACAACTGAGTATGCTATTAACATGGCAAATCGCCGTTTCTGGGAAGAGCCAATGAAGCAGTACATTGAGGACTGTCAATTAGGTGAAGATGGACCACTAGGCAAGCGTTACAACATGCGTTGGGTTGCATCAATGGTTGCTGAGGTTTATCGTATTTTGATTCGTGGTGGCATTTTCATGTACCCATATGATAATCGTGATCCATCGAAAGCTGGTAAATTACGTTTAATGTATGAAGCAAATCCAATGGGTTTCATTATTGAGCAGGCAGGCGGCATGGCATCAACAGGACACGGTCGTATAATGGAAGTTGATTCAACCGGTCTTCATCAGCGTGTGCCGGTTGTATTGGGTTCAGCTGCTGAAGTTAGAAAAGTTGAAGAATATCATTCAAAAGCTGAAAAAGTAGCTTAA
- a CDS encoding RND transporter, which translates to MKKFLNSIPMPALAIAALFLALAPFMQEPHLLEKSKMLLDGNLTKPIDIFDFFMHGTPLALLVLKLFFMFSDKESNSINKAD; encoded by the coding sequence ATGAAAAAATTTCTCAATAGTATACCTATGCCCGCACTGGCAATTGCTGCACTTTTTCTTGCTTTAGCCCCCTTTATGCAGGAGCCACATTTACTGGAAAAATCAAAAATGTTGCTTGATGGTAACTTAACTAAACCAATCGATATTTTTGATTTTTTTATGCATGGTACACCTTTAGCCCTGTTAGTTTTGAAGTTGTTTTTTATGTTTAGTGATAAAGAATCTAATTCCATCAATAAGGCTGATTAG
- a CDS encoding primosomal protein N', translating to MSHSIIARIAVPVPLYSLFDYLVPVTFSHPPVAGARVRVQFGRKQLIGMVVSLESESMFPVSKLKPVLDIVDDQPLLPAEIIKLLKWAASYYHHPLGDVLFSALPKRLREGAAAELKSENHWVLTESGNKVDVNELKRAPKQAALLAYFKNSAKSEVISSQLNEDWDNWRSPLQSLVDKSLVEIIEKVQTAIAPLSNVSNDRLPEKPELNSEQENAAREVIGVLNSYQTFLLQGITGSGKTEVYLEIIEHALAQNLQVLVLVPEISLTPQLTQRFTKRLNTIIASLHSGLNDTQRHSAWVQASKGVARVVIGTRSALFTPMPDLGLIILDEEHDASFKQQEGFRYHARDLALVRAKNKNIPVLLGSATPSFESLENVSREQYSLLKLTKRGVLSARPPKVSLLDVCRRPMDDGISDKLFNKIEEHLNNDGQILLFLNRRGYAPLLMCHECGWTTACQRCDANMTLHHHNQRLRCHHCGYEKPAPTKCPECDHESLYIPGAGTERIEVALTEKFPSVVISRIDRDTTRRKGELDKKLNQARTGEARILIGTQMLAKGHDFPNVTLVGILNADQGLFSADFRGTEHMAQLIIQVSGRAGRGDKPGEVIIQTHHPEHPLLHTLLDSGYTGFAKTALIERKQASFPPFSYMVLVRCESMQKEHGIEFLNECRQALNYEEIETFGPLPAPMERRAGRYRWQLIILSKERKSLHSVLRQWVPGINKLKTVNKVRWSIDVDPQDMF from the coding sequence ATGTCTCATTCCATTATTGCTCGTATTGCCGTTCCTGTTCCTCTGTACAGCCTGTTTGATTATCTGGTTCCAGTTACATTTAGTCATCCTCCGGTGGCAGGGGCTCGAGTACGGGTTCAGTTCGGCCGGAAGCAGTTAATAGGCATGGTGGTTTCGCTGGAGAGTGAGTCAATGTTTCCGGTTTCAAAACTCAAACCTGTGTTAGATATAGTTGATGACCAGCCATTATTGCCAGCGGAAATAATTAAGTTACTCAAATGGGCTGCCAGTTATTACCATCACCCTTTGGGGGATGTGCTTTTTAGTGCACTGCCTAAACGCCTCAGGGAGGGTGCGGCTGCAGAACTAAAGTCTGAAAATCACTGGGTGTTAACGGAATCAGGTAACAAAGTAGATGTAAATGAGTTGAAACGAGCGCCTAAACAGGCTGCTTTATTGGCATATTTTAAAAATTCAGCAAAATCTGAAGTGATTTCCAGTCAGTTAAATGAAGACTGGGATAACTGGAGATCACCGTTACAGTCTCTGGTCGACAAATCACTAGTAGAAATAATTGAAAAAGTTCAAACAGCGATTGCACCGCTATCCAATGTAAGTAATGACAGGTTACCTGAAAAACCTGAATTAAATTCAGAGCAGGAGAATGCCGCCAGGGAAGTTATAGGTGTACTTAATTCTTATCAGACATTTTTATTGCAGGGTATTACGGGTAGTGGAAAAACAGAGGTGTATTTAGAAATTATTGAACATGCTCTGGCGCAAAATCTTCAGGTATTAGTGCTGGTACCTGAAATTAGTCTGACTCCTCAGTTAACTCAACGTTTTACAAAACGCCTTAATACGATTATTGCAAGTTTACATTCCGGTTTAAATGATACGCAAAGACACAGTGCATGGGTGCAGGCAAGTAAGGGCGTTGCACGGGTTGTGATTGGCACACGGTCTGCTTTATTTACACCGATGCCTGATTTAGGTTTAATTATATTAGATGAGGAGCATGACGCATCATTTAAGCAACAGGAAGGTTTTCGCTATCATGCTAGAGACCTGGCGTTGGTGCGGGCTAAGAATAAAAATATTCCTGTGCTTCTGGGGTCTGCGACTCCGTCATTTGAAAGTCTGGAAAATGTTTCTCGTGAGCAATATTCATTATTGAAATTAACTAAAAGAGGAGTGTTAAGTGCACGCCCTCCAAAAGTAAGTTTGCTGGATGTTTGCCGGCGACCAATGGATGACGGAATTTCGGATAAATTATTTAATAAAATAGAAGAGCATTTGAATAATGATGGTCAGATATTACTTTTTTTAAATCGTCGCGGTTATGCACCATTATTAATGTGTCATGAGTGTGGCTGGACTACGGCCTGTCAAAGATGTGATGCTAATATGACATTACATCATCATAACCAGCGTCTTCGTTGTCATCATTGTGGTTATGAAAAACCGGCACCAACAAAATGTCCGGAATGTGATCATGAAAGTTTGTATATTCCCGGTGCTGGTACAGAGCGCATAGAAGTTGCATTGACAGAAAAATTTCCATCCGTTGTGATTAGTCGTATAGACAGGGATACAACACGACGTAAAGGTGAGTTAGATAAAAAATTAAATCAGGCAAGAACAGGTGAGGCAAGAATACTTATTGGTACGCAGATGTTAGCAAAAGGGCATGACTTTCCGAATGTAACACTGGTAGGAATACTAAATGCGGACCAGGGATTATTTAGTGCCGATTTTCGTGGTACTGAGCACATGGCGCAATTAATAATCCAGGTCTCCGGACGTGCAGGAAGAGGAGATAAACCAGGTGAGGTAATTATTCAAACACATCATCCTGAACACCCTCTTTTACATACTCTTTTAGATAGTGGTTATACCGGTTTCGCAAAAACAGCATTAATAGAGCGCAAACAGGCCAGTTTTCCTCCCTTTAGTTATATGGTTCTTGTGCGATGTGAGTCAATGCAGAAAGAGCATGGTATTGAGTTTTTAAATGAGTGTAGGCAGGCCTTAAATTATGAAGAAATTGAGACGTTTGGACCTTTGCCTGCACCGATGGAAAGACGTGCCGGGCGATATCGTTGGCAACTTATTATATTGTCAAAAGAAAGAAAGAGTTTACATTCTGTTTTGCGTCAATGGGTGCCAGGAATTAATAAATTAAAAACAGTGAATAAAGTCAGGTGGTCGATTGATGTTGATCCACAGGATATGTTTTAA
- a CDS encoding globin — translation MSNTPSYEEIEKVVHAFYEKVILSPELGHFFQHIDDFAEHEKRITGFWWVSMGGRLDDPPKIDMIGKHFPLGIKQQDLETWLALFSETLGQNLEESKALFWMDKVMVIAARLKQIVIDNQAMGLQIQDN, via the coding sequence ATGTCAAATACACCCTCATATGAAGAAATTGAAAAGGTAGTGCATGCATTTTATGAAAAAGTGATACTGAGTCCTGAATTAGGCCATTTTTTCCAGCATATTGATGACTTTGCAGAGCATGAAAAACGTATTACCGGTTTTTGGTGGGTGAGTATGGGGGGCAGGCTGGATGATCCCCCTAAAATAGATATGATAGGTAAGCATTTTCCATTGGGGATAAAACAGCAGGATCTGGAAACCTGGCTGGCTCTATTTAGCGAAACACTGGGGCAAAATTTAGAAGAAAGTAAGGCTCTTTTCTGGATGGATAAAGTAATGGTAATTGCGGCAAGGTTGAAGCAGATTGTTATAGATAATCAGGCAATGGGTTTACAGATACAGGATAATTGA
- a CDS encoding arginine--tRNA ligase encodes MKNTIQTLLTQALSSLKTSGVIPSETSPEIQLTRTKDRAHGDFACNLAMTLAKPAAKNPRELAQLLIDSMPAHDDLDKVEIAGPGFINFFVKQSNTLSIIDTINTQAETFGLSNIGAGRKVQIEFVSANPTGPLHVGHGRGAAYGATVATLLSAVGFNVHSEYYVNDAGRQMDILGTSVWLRYLEQCGVDITFPSNAYKGEYVKDIAEQLFAQHDKNLMHPATAVYEDIPADEPDGGDKEIHIDALISRAKTLLGDESYRQVFDLGLNLILDDIRDDLKGFGVEFDEWFSERSLAGKGLIKQAVERLQAANYVYEKNGALWFKSTKFGDEKDRVVVRDNGQSTYFASDIAYHMDKLDRGFDRVIDIWGADHHGYIPRVKAALQALGNDVEKLDVLLVQFAILYRGGERVPMSTRSGSFVTLRELRAEVGNDAARFFYVLRKCEQHMDFDLDLAKSQSSDNPVYYIQYAHARICSVFRQVKEKQLTHDTKAGSESLNLLTEEHETSLVTSLAKYPEIVEKAALNEEPHLLAHYLRALANELHSSYNVQNYKFIVEDTNVRNARLSLINATRHVLHNGLKLLGVSAPENM; translated from the coding sequence TTGAAAAATACTATCCAGACCCTACTAACTCAGGCACTAAGCAGTCTGAAAACCAGTGGTGTGATTCCATCTGAAACATCACCTGAAATCCAGCTTACTCGCACCAAAGACCGTGCGCACGGAGACTTTGCCTGTAACCTGGCAATGACGCTGGCTAAACCTGCTGCTAAAAACCCTCGTGAACTGGCTCAGTTATTAATTGACTCAATGCCGGCACATGACGATCTTGATAAAGTTGAAATAGCAGGGCCCGGTTTTATAAATTTCTTTGTGAAACAAAGCAATACGCTAAGCATTATCGACACTATCAATACGCAGGCAGAAACTTTTGGCCTGAGTAACATTGGTGCTGGACGTAAAGTTCAGATTGAATTTGTCTCGGCTAACCCAACAGGGCCTCTTCATGTAGGTCATGGTCGTGGCGCCGCTTATGGCGCAACCGTTGCGACGCTTCTTTCAGCTGTCGGTTTTAATGTACACAGTGAATATTACGTTAATGATGCCGGACGTCAGATGGACATACTGGGAACCAGTGTGTGGCTCCGCTACCTTGAACAGTGCGGAGTAGACATTACATTCCCGAGTAATGCTTACAAAGGCGAATATGTAAAAGATATTGCAGAGCAGCTTTTTGCTCAACATGACAAAAATTTAATGCACCCGGCGACAGCAGTATACGAAGACATTCCAGCTGATGAACCCGATGGCGGCGACAAAGAAATTCATATTGACGCTCTTATTAGTCGCGCAAAAACATTACTGGGTGATGAATCGTACCGTCAGGTATTTGATCTGGGATTAAATCTTATTCTTGATGACATACGAGATGATCTTAAAGGCTTTGGCGTTGAATTTGATGAATGGTTTTCCGAACGCAGTCTGGCAGGGAAAGGTTTAATTAAACAGGCCGTTGAACGCTTACAGGCCGCTAATTATGTTTATGAAAAAAATGGAGCTCTGTGGTTTAAATCAACTAAATTTGGCGATGAAAAAGACAGAGTAGTCGTACGCGACAATGGACAAAGTACTTACTTCGCTTCTGACATTGCTTATCATATGGATAAACTGGACCGAGGCTTTGATCGAGTGATTGATATCTGGGGTGCAGATCACCACGGTTATATTCCACGTGTAAAAGCAGCATTACAGGCCCTGGGAAATGATGTAGAAAAACTGGATGTATTATTAGTTCAGTTTGCCATACTTTATCGTGGTGGAGAGAGAGTTCCTATGTCAACTCGCTCCGGCTCTTTTGTTACCCTACGCGAATTACGAGCTGAAGTTGGTAACGATGCCGCTCGTTTCTTTTATGTACTGCGCAAATGCGAACAGCATATGGATTTTGATCTGGATCTTGCAAAATCACAAAGTAGTGACAATCCGGTATATTACATACAATATGCTCACGCACGTATCTGTAGCGTTTTCCGTCAGGTGAAAGAAAAACAGTTAACTCATGATACTAAAGCAGGAAGCGAGAGCCTGAATCTTTTAACTGAAGAGCATGAAACTTCACTCGTCACTTCATTGGCAAAATATCCTGAAATTGTAGAAAAAGCAGCATTAAATGAAGAGCCTCATTTGCTTGCACATTATTTACGTGCACTGGCTAACGAACTGCACTCATCTTATAACGTGCAAAATTATAAGTTCATTGTTGAGGACACTAATGTCCGCAATGCGCGCTTATCTTTGATTAATGCAACACGTCACGTTTTGCATAATGGCCTTAAATTATTAGGTGTTAGTGCACCGGAAAATATGTAA
- a CDS encoding SPOR domain-containing protein, whose amino-acid sequence MPASRDLKGRHMSDKKSVPGYIWMLAGLVIGLFASFLMYLDKQPAEEVSFTEAVKQELNKAREQQKLEVKTQQKDLSTNNKGETENKKPRFEFYTILSELEVFVPEPEVDNIKNNSSNKQQQNIETSAGKKYLLQAGSFKSKQDAERLKASLALLGVMSSIQSVNINSDKWHRVRIGPFSNPNLLRETLSTLKQNNIHAMTMELK is encoded by the coding sequence ATGCCTGCATCTCGTGATTTAAAAGGACGTCATATGTCAGATAAAAAATCTGTGCCCGGTTATATATGGATGCTGGCCGGTTTAGTTATTGGTTTATTCGCTTCATTTCTAATGTATCTTGATAAGCAACCTGCTGAAGAAGTTAGTTTTACAGAAGCCGTAAAACAGGAGTTAAATAAAGCTCGCGAACAACAGAAACTGGAAGTAAAAACACAACAGAAAGATTTAAGCACAAACAATAAAGGTGAAACTGAGAATAAAAAACCACGCTTTGAATTTTATACTATTTTATCAGAGCTAGAAGTATTTGTTCCTGAGCCCGAAGTTGACAACATAAAAAACAACTCATCTAATAAACAACAACAAAATATTGAAACATCCGCAGGAAAAAAATATTTACTTCAGGCGGGATCATTCAAAAGCAAACAGGATGCGGAGCGACTTAAAGCGAGCCTTGCGTTACTCGGTGTTATGTCCTCAATTCAAAGCGTCAACATTAACAGTGACAAATGGCACAGAGTACGTATCGGTCCATTTAGCAACCCCAATCTATTACGTGAAACACTGAGCACTTTAAAACAAAATAATATACATGCGATGACGATGGAGCTAAAATAG
- a CDS encoding SCP-2 sterol transfer family protein, with amino-acid sequence MLKLFDNAWMKKYKEEWNKDPYLAKTLKEVCFTSIIGYGFPDEDKPRACIVVEDGYVIEAGHYIDQQLNWDLRAKEGHWKEWINREVGSTGLGLAYTTGKLKFVEGDYKSMIKNPTMASPFIKSFSAMGRI; translated from the coding sequence ATGTTGAAGTTGTTTGATAATGCGTGGATGAAGAAATATAAAGAAGAATGGAATAAAGATCCTTATTTAGCGAAAACCCTTAAAGAAGTATGCTTTACCTCTATAATTGGTTATGGTTTTCCTGATGAAGACAAACCCAGAGCATGTATCGTTGTAGAGGATGGTTACGTCATTGAAGCCGGACATTACATCGATCAACAGTTAAACTGGGATTTGCGAGCAAAAGAGGGCCACTGGAAAGAATGGATTAATCGAGAAGTAGGTTCTACGGGGCTAGGGCTTGCTTACACCACTGGCAAACTAAAATTTGTTGAGGGTGATTATAAATCAATGATTAAAAACCCGACCATGGCATCGCCTTTTATTAAAAGCTTTTCTGCAATGGGTCGCATTTAA
- a CDS encoding DNA-binding response regulator, whose product MQNVLILEDHPETREWLTSIIQQAFVEVELFEASSLAQARKIINDNQLDLALIDLNLPDGNGVEIISEISQKSPDTYCVVATIFDDDNYLFPALEAGAQGYLLKEQTTDEFIQNLQGIIKGEPPISPAIARKMINHFHSDIQPSDKPDLSNREKEILGAIAKGLSRNEAAEILGITSNTVASHLKSIYGKLNVSNRAQATLEALRLGLVKP is encoded by the coding sequence ATGCAAAATGTACTCATTTTAGAAGATCATCCTGAAACACGTGAATGGCTAACCAGCATAATTCAACAGGCATTCGTTGAAGTTGAGTTATTTGAGGCCTCTAGTCTGGCACAGGCTAGAAAAATCATTAACGATAACCAGCTTGATCTCGCTTTAATTGATTTAAATTTACCCGATGGAAACGGGGTAGAAATTATCAGTGAAATCAGCCAGAAATCACCCGACACGTATTGTGTAGTGGCGACAATATTTGATGATGACAATTATTTATTCCCCGCTCTGGAAGCAGGCGCACAGGGTTACCTGTTAAAAGAACAAACTACAGATGAATTCATACAGAACCTTCAGGGCATAATTAAAGGCGAGCCACCTATCTCACCAGCCATTGCTCGAAAAATGATTAATCATTTTCATAGCGATATACAACCATCAGACAAACCTGATCTGTCAAATAGAGAAAAAGAAATTCTAGGTGCAATTGCTAAAGGCTTAAGCCGAAATGAAGCCGCTGAAATTCTTGGAATAACATCGAATACTGTAGCTAGCCATCTTAAAAGCATTTATGGCAAACTAAATGTTTCCAACCGTGCTCAAGCTACACTGGAAGCGCTACGACTTGGCCTGGTAAAGCCATAA